ttatttaataaataaatatatttttttaatttatctgtactttaagtaataaaaagtgaacaaaaaagattttaaaccagttcaaaatataagaattttcagattttaacgttttaacttaaacggttacaatttgaaagtcttaatcattaaacaaatgtgaaggtgtgactgaaagtttttaaaatattttcaagttaaaaataacttcataataatatattcttaattaaaggattttattcaatttgcaatttttaatttaaaaaaaatattaattattgaatatttagcaatatttgattttttatttaagacaagtcaattgaaaccaaatatgtaaaagtaaagaatctttaactgaattgtttgacatagaaaacctggaatcgttaaaatttcgaagagcctttaaactttgaacgttacaattttaattgttgtatttgaaaaatgctgaatttgtaagtgaaatttataaattttgatgtataatttaaaataaacattaatagaacaaatttgagtaattttaagaaatatttaggagttttaaaaagattaaaaattatcattcaaattttagaaagttttcttaaaatcttctagaatcttttttgaaaattttgtttaaatctttgaacaagtttttaaatattatcttaaaataatttttcaaaataaaatgtcatttttaattttcttaagaaaatgtttttattcctttgaagcctttcacagttcttgaaaagaatttaatttttttgtttaaaatctgcgaaaatctacattttgtttgatgTTAGGCTATCATttgaagttttacattaagtttgaatcttttcaaaacttctacatatctcttaagattactcaaatttcgcctgcaactaaataaatgtttaatttttatttatacattcaaactgtaaagaaattttctcaaatttgaaggattttctgaaaattgtagacaaaattcaattcattttgacagatatttagaagttctgaaaaaatttccaaaatagtaattttgaatttaaaacaaatttaaaactacttctaAATTTCGCAAggttttgaaatagaattttgaagctTCCCAGGGATGTTTAAATGacttaagaagaaaataattaaatttctaatttatgaagtgttaagttaacattttttcattttttcaatattagatgtttctagcttaaaattccttaaaattatataagtttgaaaattttaaagttcatttattggttttgtaatttgaaaaatgtcagtactttcaattttatacgcgtaaattattgagtattttaatacaaactttttaaattaaaaactttaaaattaaaattttaaaatttcaaaatttaaaagttccactttgagtgctttcatttgtagCTCAGTTTTAATTAcctaaagtggaaaattgtttgcttttagtgttccatttttttaatttcattgaccgtgaaaaatgtttgcggaccggtaaatgaccgggaatttatgtCGTCGATTAAAACGCCCACCCCGGAGTTactgaatttttaccaaaaaaatttcgaaaaaaatgaggtTCCGAGAAAATTGAGGTGGGATTTTTTTGCATAATAGATACATTTCATCAAACCTAAACGGCGATAATGACATAAgctaaaagtcaattttttattcaattaaaaattagattttttatcacTGTCTACGTTTGATTTGACCAAATTTGCATctagaacaaaaagaaataaaatcacCCTCTATTTTTATCGCACCCTTAtaacgtttttcaaacaaaatacatatataaatttagaattcgttttttgagaacgttttttgtattttttcaattactatGTACATTTAAAAATGCGTCACCcagaaaaatagaattaaaaatcattttaattttaaattcaaataataattttcgaaattttaaacattaaaaatattgttctaaatCAATATTTCATTATAGGATTTGTAATCAaacaaatatgtttataaaacaaattgtaattgcctaaattcgagaattttccaatacggatattttataattcgacaattttctgtcagaaattttattattcagaaattttattattcgagaattttccaattaggtatatttatttttaggcaatttcattattcgtgaattttacagtgccgggaatattatttttcgaaattttcagtcgtccctattttttgatcatttatctttttgatttaaaaattcatctgttttagcagaaatatcttcttttttttgtaatgaaaatgcaactttttgtttaaaaattcttcttatttgctcttttttttctttaagattgatacttttagttgaaaattcacttatttaatgatcgagaaaaatgaaaaatgagggaattttgaatataaatttctcggaaactaaaaattacgtacagaaaTAGGGTGGgaggggtagaaatattttgttacaggGTTGGGGGGGGGCTAAGAGAGGGCCTACAATCCATAACATAATTCAAGTACGGCCCgttatgtaaattttatttgttgataaaaaaatgtttcagcaaaCGAATGCGTTTAGACGATGgctgtaataataatttagacgAATTAACGGAAGCTTCGAAGAACAATAGCACGCATTGGTCATGTTCAGGTGACACGAGTCTTGTGGAGCCAGAAATTTTGGAAGACATGGGCGTCAGTATGTTGGAAGATGAGGAAAGCTGTGAgagtgatttgaaaaaaatccgaaCGGAGGAACCTTCACCAACACATCCTAAAATAAATGGTGAAATTCCTGTAAAGGAAAATGGGGTTTACGCCAGTCAGGATTCAGAACTGTACAGACATTCCAGCTTTGAGGCAGTCACAGCCGAAAAGTACGATAGgtttgtctttcaaattattcCTTAATTatgcgttttttattttttttctcctgaTTTCAAGAAACTTACCCTTTTTctcggttttaaaaaaatattaattctttttaattgaaaagtctggtTTTATATTTTCGATTGAGAGTTCATCTTCTTAGCtgaaaatccaaatttgatttcaacagactttttaataattatttgaatttttatctttttcaattatgccATAACTCAGTTTACATTGCGTTAttggaaaatctttcacttagaaattttgtattttaatatttaggcctccatttttcattaaaagaactttaaagtgcagttttaaatgcttgaaaagttaataaaaaatagtagcgtttgaaatcacaattttttattaggaaaaaaaaactttttagttgatcaaattaaatataatttataatgattcttaaattttaacaagtgaaataattatttattttacaaaagtattCGCAATCAGTgtttaaaatggaagaatttccagattttaacgttaaaaattaaactgttttaattggaaagtcttagcagttaaataaatataaacgcactatttatactttataaactattttcaaataacttcaaatattgctaaaaatatatgtttagatattcggaaaaagtttcaaaaataatttaaaattttgaaacttttcaagaatttttaaactatttaaaaagaagatttaacttttaatttaagaagtgttcaaatttgtaagaaagatATGAtcgctcaatttttattatttctaacatAAAATTGCTCAACattatttgcagctcagtttttatgacttcaaatggaaatttttttagcttttgagttttaattttattgaccgtgaacaatttttgcgaaccgggaatgGACTGgaaattttggtattgaaaattcaacaatttagtttaaaaataatcctttctgattttttttatttactagaaaaaatcattcttgattgcaaatttgtaattttactttgaaaattcagttcttttggttaaaaatgaaactttttggttgaaaattaatcttttttagtcgaaattttcattcgtctttttggatagaaaattcatattttttgattttaaatgatttatttacaatttaatagtCATCTGTTATATTATTAACTaacctcttttgttgaaaaatgaattatttctttcaaaattatattattttgtttaaaaaaagatattttttctttgaaaatttaaccaattggtagaaaatccattttttggttgttgaaaatgaattcttcttaatttaaaagtgaaatattatatttttgtttcagaattgaacttttcgggttaaaaatttaattattttcttgaaaattaagctattttataCAAAAGCCATATATTATGGTCGAAGTttgctgttatatttttggtcaaatatttaataattttattgaaaattaaagtattttgcttttaaaaaaatcatatttttcgttgaaaattcaacttttttggatcagaattaatctttttaagttgaaatctaattattgttttgaaaactcaactattttggatagaaaattgaataaaatattattttattttaaaaattcttgtgaattgaaaactcattttttttgtagaaaattaatccttttgattaaagtttaatttattttaaatcaaaaactctactattatatttttgattcagaattgatctctttttctcctttggtagaaaatttatttgccttggttgaggatttaattattttgtttaaaaattccaatattttattgaaaatgtatcttttcgggGTTAAAAGTAacaatgttttcttttaaaaattcactttttgggcCGAAAACTAAACGCTTATATTTGGTAATTggctcttaaaaattaaatttttcattgaacattcattttttcgaaaaatccttcTTTGTTggacattcatctttttgatttgaaaattaatctttctagcttaaaaactcaactatttggttaaaaactcttctgttgcttaaaagttaaattattttgttgtaaatgaaacTTTTGGTACAacacgattttttcgaaaattcaactatttggttgataattcacatttcttagttgaatattaacatttttgttgaaaatttttcttttcgggcTTAACattcaaactttttcttaaaaaaattgacttttttgtatgcatttttttggttgacaatttatgtatttttttttttttttgaaaatcatattgtggtcggaaattcatcattttggttgaaaattgaactattttgctataaaattcatctctttagttgaaaaaaaacttttttgtttaaaattttaataatatacttgAGCATTAATATGCTTTTTCGttaacgattcaactattttgttaaaaatgtaactatttggttaaaaaaattaacatttttgttgaatgaaactatttttggtttaaattaaaatcattttttcttaaaatatcaaataatacgttttttgttgagaattaatatatttagttgaaaattcactggctcatttattaattttttaactgaagatgtaactgttccattggttgtcgaaaatttataatttttgtaccgAATATTTGAccgttctatttttagttgaaaatttatttgtttcaagtgaaacttttaaatattcttgggttaaaaatttaacttttttgtagaaaattcgttttatttttggttaaaaataatagctattatataataatatcataataatataatataataatagataaAAATTAGTTGTTCTTCTAATAGAAAATGCATCCtttgggatgaaaattccactatttgctcaaaaattcatatttttagatgaaaattcatcattgtgatgaaaaattaatttatttggtataaaattcgtttcttttcagttgaaaaacacttttttcaactaAGACTGTAACTATActattattgcttgaaaatttatattttcagttaaagaagaattaattttgctgaaaagacgatttttttgtttaaaatttacttctcTAACTGCGAAATTGAAATTccttattaaagaaaattaatttatcgtttttagttgaaaatttatatatttaattgaaactgtatcttttttggtagaaaatttatcttttgggtttaaaattgacttattttgttgtgaatttatttttttgattgaaaattggtttaactgaaaatttaaatcttctatttttgattaaaaaataattttttggatgaaaaaaacaacttttttttaattgagttttttttcaaaattgatcctatttagattaaaatttatctactttattgaaaattagtcttttttattagaaacttaatcttttgattgaagattcattattttaattcaaaattcatttctgtgtttggacactttttttttacttcaaaacacaaccaaaaagtgtttaaaatattatttagaagcgaaattattttgcataaaattattaatcttgtaGGTGTATGATTGGTTTTATacctagaagaatttaaaagttggGGTATTGTATcaactttgaataatttaaataatgtaattattaaataatgacgtagaaaatacgattttttaaatcctaattgcaaattctcataaattctcaaagCACATAAAGGTCGTTCATTTGAGTTTattattttgcaacatttttttttgttttgacaacttttttaaagGCTCGAGGACTTGATAGATTTGGAGGATCCAACGAGTTTCTCAACTGCGGGGAATGAATCTGGATATGGTTCGAGGGCAGAGATAGAATGTCTTGGAGAAGTTAAGCAAAGTTTTCACAAGGACGAACAAAATCTTACCGCGGACAAAAATAGTTTAGATTTACAATTTGGCCTACGCAGAAGGAAAAAACCTTCGATTGTAGGAGAGGATAGATTTAATAAATTATCGGATGAGATGATTCTGATGATCTTGAAGTGGCTTCCAAAGCAATGTCTGgtgagaaatatttttatcacttaaaagtttatttcggGTCCCTAAAGTgccctatttttaagatttggtcCCTATATGGTACTCTATTTCCAGCCCATAATggaactttataaaaattgataataagaTCAAAGCTTCCAAGAGtcaggtattttgaaaaaaaaaaatagaaaaaatcgacGAATTTCTGTAAGAATTAAATTGACTcatgggaaatgacagtgaatttattttttgattgggaattttacaaaatttttagaataaaaattttgcccaactttgatttcaaccgttttaaaataatttcctaaattgtgattttcataaattattatatcatttattttagaatgcttaatttgaaaatctttcactttaaaaatgttccattttagacctttaatttttaagtatatatttttaattaaagaattttaaaatgcagttttaaaggttaacaaaattttaaattagaaatttttttaatcgaagattgctttattaaaaaaaaaacagggtgACTGCCAGACCGGGAATTTTACGTAttatcagaagaaaaatctgccgaagttcgattttaacagtttttaaaataattaaagtgcagttttgaggatttcaacaattgaaaattaaaagcatttgcagttgaaattttttgattccaattattttgtttttaaataaaaatttccatgatttatcaataatatatttttaatttagagtttcaggtattcctttatattatttttttatattaaatttaataaataaatttattaatatattatttctattaatttttttagcgatTAAAAAAGGTAGAAGTGTGTTTTacgattttcaacttttaaaaaaattgataataatatagtcataattaaagatttttattaaatttaaaatatggtgagtctaaatcatttaatttttgtctcatttaatttgaaatttcttaaagtagaaaaagaataagtatttaaaatttagcaatatttcactgttcatttaagacgagtaaattgaaacgaaatatttaaaagaaaacaatttgaaactgaattgttttacatagaaagctttgaatctttagattttcgaagaacttttaaacttttagcgttacaattttaattagtctatttaaaaagtgtttaatttataacggaaattgttaaattttaacgcatatataacaattgaacacttattatttatagaaaaatttttagaagttttaaaaagattcaaaattaattaaaaacttgaaattatttcaagtaatttaaacgaagtgtgttaaaatttttttcataacttctaaatatatttttaaattaatccaaattttcctacaatttttgaaaatttaaacaagaaaaatgaattttcaacccaaaaatacaagttttcacaAAATATGTTGAGTTTTGAAgctaaaagtagattttttagaaaatattttactcaggcgggccgttttaatcgacaaaCAAAagtcccggtcatttcccggttcgaaaacatttttcacggtcaataaaattaaaaaattcgaattctaaaatttgttttacattttttaatttcgaaaatatttttgaaattttttccaatcttCTATAAAacgaatcgaatttttcctacaatttttttaaattcctgaaaatttaaaaataataagtgtttacaaataataagtgttctgttgttatttataaattcaaatttttttttaggattttctaaaagttatagaaaaaattcaattcattttgaaatatatttaaaagttctgacaaaagattaaaaaatgattttgaatttggaaaaatttttaaccacttctagatttatcaagattttgaaataaaattttaaagcttttaaaggatgcctagactatttaaaataaagataatttaacttctaatttaagaactgtcaagttaaaaaaattatttttaaatttttaatgtgtctagcttaaaattactaaaaaataatataattttgaaaatgtttagagttcatttcttgattttttaatttagactcttgaaaattttaacgttgatttatatttttggaacttaatctgaatctttgaacttgtTAGAATGAATTTACCCGGAATTTTTTATCCTTTGAGCACGTAAAAAAATAAcctatgattataaaaaaaaaatacaatttgttcctTACATTTTATCCCGTGAGTACTGTGAGAAGAAGCCTCttattttaataagttaataataaaaaataaaaataaaatatgatttctcTTGCAGCTGCGTTCCATGTTGGTTTGTAAAAGGTGGTGCCAAATAGCAAGGGACGAAGCCCTGTGGACGCGTTTGGATTTGGGCAGTAAAGTATTAAACGACGGAACTCTAGGACACATAATTCCACGAGGTGTTCACATTTTAAGGCTAGCCCAGGCCGAAATAGCTTCTCCAGTATTCCATCCAAATAGTGAAGCCCTTTCCGAAATCTATACGAGTAAATTGCAGTACTTGGATCTCTCGATGGCTGTTATTTATCCCCAAGACTTGGCAATTTTGCTCTCAAAAtgtagacttttaaaaaaattatcccttGAAAAGTGCGTGTTAAACCGATCATGCTGTGCAGAGATCAGTGAAAATGTAGGCTTAGAAGTATTAAATTTGACCATGTGCGAAGGGATGAACATTGAATGTGTTCGTAGTTTAGTCAAGTTAAAACGGTactaattttatacatatttttttattttatttattttattattttaattataaaatgtttttaaacattttttaattaagagctGATTGctgtaatagatttttttttgcagattgaattccttgaatctggCTTGGTGTTCTCTTGATAAGGAATGCATGAGTCTTCTTTGTCAATCATTACCGTCGACCATCACGCGGTTAAACGTTTCTGGATGTCGGAAAACTCTCCTCGATGAAAGTatgtataaaagattttaaaatttgagagctttcgtttatttattatttttttttttatttaacgaaaatatttatttttaactgtgaaattctttaataaaatttaaataaaagaaaagaatgattttcgaattttatttcttttcgggtctaaaaattaaatatctaacaaaatttacttttgagcTGAAATATCAAtactttgattgcaaatttatatttttgggtagaaaattcgtatttttttgtttgaaaatgtagtttttagcttgaaaaatcaacacttttgttgaaaaaaattttttttttttgaggctgaaatgtcatctatttttttgaaaattcatcttgattgaaaattgatctttccgggttcaaaagtaaaatattttctaaaaaatcgactttttagctataaaactcaactcttttattgaaaatatgtgtttttgtgttgaaaagttcatctgtttttatTAGTATGTTtccattcgaattaaaaaaagttaatatttttggactATAATATGTTTCAACTgtcttatacaaaaaaatttatatttttaacattaaaatacaattctttgttttttatcgtttgaaaatttaaatcttttattgaaaatgcatcttccttgattaaaaatgaacattttgatttaacattcatcattttctggtttaaaagtaaaatattttctaaaaaatcgactttttagttataaagctcaactcttttatttaaaaattcaaaatttaaattgttaaagttcattgcttgattttgaatttagactattgaaagttttaacgtggatttatatttttggaacttaatctgaatctttgaactgtataatagataaaagttctaaaatttgcagttaatttataatttttaattgagaagtgttagaccttccatttggtacgtgtGAATTTTTCAGCATTTCAATACACAATTATTgagttgaaaacttttaaacttcaattttggaattcaagtattccattttgaatgttttagtttgttgtttattgtttattactttatatggaaaaatgtttaggatatagtttgatttttttaatttcattggccgtgaaaaatgtttgcgaaccgggaaatgaccgggaatttttttcttcaattaaaacacCTATTCtgcatcttgaaaattcaactcttgccGAAATAACAATATATATTGCGCTGTTATTAatccttaaagtgcattgtgggtgtctgataccccaagaaattttcaaactcttataaaccatactttattcgaaaaaattgagtaaatctcgccattagattttttttatgaaagtacactatttcaaaaattagtcataaattttcaggttaaaataattaaaattgcgtgtcttatgaatttttaagtaaaaactccgttttctcaataatttttttaacaaacttaaaataaataaatggctataaaatcaactctaccttataaaatatactttaaactATAGCGGGTAATTTTATTgtggaaaaatattcaataggggttaaacaatacatgattaaatacgctggggtgtaCATCACCCACAATgtactttaccgtgatttttaccatttaTGTACTTTAAGGGTTAATCcttctacttttttatattttatttcagatgtgAAGGATTTGCTCAAGAGTTGTCCAGATCTCGTGGAATTGGATCTGAGTGATTGCACACTGCTCACAATAAGTACAGTCCacagtattttaaaattcacacgTCTAGAGCACTTGTCCTTGAGTCGCTGTTACAGTATTCCAACCTCGATGTACATCCGATTAGCGTACATGCCGTCGCTCATGTATCTGGACT
The sequence above is drawn from the Belonocnema kinseyi isolate 2016_QV_RU_SX_M_011 chromosome 7, B_treatae_v1, whole genome shotgun sequence genome and encodes:
- the LOC117177074 gene encoding S-phase kinase-associated protein 2 gives rise to the protein MSATCWYQSKRMRLDDGCNNNLDELTEASKNNSTHWSCSGDTSLVEPEILEDMGVSMLEDEESCESDLKKIRTEEPSPTHPKINGEIPVKENGVYASQDSELYRHSSFEAVTAEKYDRLEDLIDLEDPTSFSTAGNESGYGSRAEIECLGEVKQSFHKDEQNLTADKNSLDLQFGLRRRKKPSIVGEDRFNKLSDEMILMILKWLPKQCLLRSMLVCKRWCQIARDEALWTRLDLGSKVLNDGTLGHIIPRGVHILRLAQAEIASPVFHPNSEALSEIYTSKLQYLDLSMAVIYPQDLAILLSKCRLLKKLSLEKCVLNRSCCAEISENVGLEVLNLTMCEGMNIECVRSLVKLKRLNSLNLAWCSLDKECMSLLCQSLPSTITRLNVSGCRKTLLDENVKDLLKSCPDLVELDLSDCTLLTISTVHSILKFTRLEHLSLSRCYSIPTSMYIRLAYMPSLMYLDLFGLMTDQILKTFQINCEETEINKFLYSSVARPTVGVRRTSIWGLRVRD